In Deinococcus psychrotolerans, a genomic segment contains:
- a CDS encoding PolC-type DNA polymerase III — MLNEYVVFDLETTGLSPEKDAIVEIGALKIRDGQVRESERFESLVRPQRADGSAMPIPWQAQRVHGISDQMVAQSPLLGAVLPDFLAFVGGAAVVAHNISFDGGFMRVATRRHGLSWTPARELCTVQLSRRAFPRERAHNLGVLAQRLNLEFAPGGRHRSFGDVQLTAQAFVQLMQMLETVGTGEREKLKSW, encoded by the coding sequence GTGTTAAACGAATATGTGGTCTTTGACCTCGAAACCACGGGCCTGAGTCCCGAAAAAGACGCCATCGTAGAAATCGGCGCACTCAAAATCAGAGACGGCCAAGTTCGGGAAAGCGAGCGTTTCGAGTCACTCGTTCGTCCCCAGCGGGCCGACGGCTCGGCCATGCCGATTCCCTGGCAGGCCCAGCGCGTTCACGGCATCAGCGACCAGATGGTGGCGCAATCGCCGCTGCTGGGCGCGGTGCTGCCCGACTTTCTGGCTTTCGTGGGCGGCGCAGCGGTGGTGGCCCACAACATCTCCTTTGACGGCGGCTTCATGCGGGTGGCGACCCGTCGGCACGGCCTGAGCTGGACACCTGCGCGTGAGCTGTGTACGGTGCAGCTCTCGCGCCGCGCCTTTCCCCGTGAGCGGGCGCATAACCTGGGGGTGCTGGCCCAGCGCCTCAATCTCGAATTTGCTCCCGGAGGCCGCCACCGCAGCTTCGGGGACGTGCAGCTGACGGCTCAGGCGTTCGTGCAACTCATGCAGATGCTGGAGACGGTGGGAACAGGGGAGAGAGAAAAGCTCAAATCCTGGTGA
- a CDS encoding 50S ribosomal protein L25/general stress protein Ctc, producing MELKATPRNTQDKLPVGMIPAVAYNKEHNVSFTIDLKAFDRAFRAQGTAGLFDITIEGGETFPALVKAVQMDKRKRVAQHVDFFMVTYGQPIEASVPVHIKGKSQGEVMGGLVDIVTHSLSIIAPGPRRIPQEIVVDVSKLNIGDHITAGDLKLPEGVKLAVDESIMIISVLPPRLTAEEAEAETQAAQVAGMVASGELSEAAAEAVLEGETSLEEAKAESSEEVAKEESEDDSSKASEE from the coding sequence ATGGAACTGAAAGCCACCCCCAGAAACACCCAAGACAAGCTGCCGGTGGGCATGATCCCCGCCGTCGCTTACAACAAAGAGCACAATGTCTCGTTTACCATTGACCTCAAAGCCTTTGACCGGGCTTTCCGTGCTCAGGGCACGGCGGGCTTGTTCGATATCACCATCGAAGGCGGCGAAACCTTCCCCGCACTGGTCAAAGCCGTGCAGATGGACAAGCGCAAGCGCGTCGCGCAGCACGTCGACTTTTTCATGGTCACGTACGGCCAGCCGATTGAAGCCAGCGTGCCGGTTCACATCAAAGGCAAGAGCCAGGGCGAAGTCATGGGCGGCTTGGTGGACATCGTCACCCACAGCCTCAGCATCATTGCCCCCGGCCCGCGCCGGATTCCCCAAGAAATCGTGGTGGATGTCAGCAAGCTCAACATCGGCGATCACATCACCGCAGGCGATCTCAAGTTGCCTGAAGGTGTCAAACTGGCCGTCGACGAGAGCATCATGATCATCAGCGTCTTGCCGCCGCGCCTGACTGCCGAGGAAGCCGAAGCCGAAACCCAGGCCGCGCAGGTTGCGGGCATGGTCGCGTCCGGCGAACTCAGCGAAGCCGCCGCCGAAGCTGTTCTGGAAGGCGAAACCAGCTTGGAAGAAGCCAAAGCCGAGAGCAGCGAGGAAGTGGCCAAGGAAGAAAGCGAAGACGACTCCAGCAAAGCCAGCGAAGAGTAA